ATCATTTCACTTTTTTCCCAACCCACATAACAATTGTTATTATTACCATAATAACAATTGCGTATATAGCAGTATTTATTAGATACCCTACTAAATATCCTAAACTGCTGATTTTTAGGATTTGTGGAATATTTAAGATAAAGGCAATTCCTAATGAAATTAAAAAAAGCTTCCTATCTGATTTAGATGTTGGTAATATTTTCATTTACTATCACATCCTTCCTCTATTAAATTATTACTGTTTCAAACCTTCTTGGTGCGCCTGAGAGGATTCGAACCTCCGACCTCATCCTCCGCAAGGACGCGCTCTAATCCACTGAGCTACAGGCGCAAACAGAAACATGGGTAAACCACGAAACGCATCTGTATTTTACCACTAGGAAGCTTAGGAAGACCTAGGAGGCTTAAGAAGACTTTTCAAGCTGGATTTTCTGCTCGAGCCAATCTCCAGCTCTCTCAGCCCAGGTTTTTTGTGGTTCTTCGTGGTAAATGAGCTTATCGTCAAGAAATTTAAGCACTTTATTTTTTAGCTCGATATCTTTTATAAGAAGAATTACTCTACCGGGAGACTGGAGTGGCATGGCAATATGGAATACGTAGAAGCTATGTTTTTGTTCAATCCAAAAATCTGTTAATTGACTCCAAACATAGTAACGACTACCTATTTTAATACCTTTCTTTGCTATTTGGTACTTAATCTTCTCTGGTTTAACAGTGGCTAATACATAGGAGAAAAAGGCGAAAGTGAAGACAAGCAATATAAGCAACCATTCATGCAGAATAAATAAGATTACGGATAATAGGACAACTATTGCAAGAATAGTTGAGAAATATTCCTTGCCTCTTTTTTTAAATAGCCTGGAGGGCGCAGCCCATTCCTGAATAACGCTATTTGTTTCATGATCGGTCATATGTTTTATAGTTTACCTACTATATAAATATAACAGATGAAACAGTTGAAAGTCCATAGCTTAGATAGTAGGACCAGAGGAAGCTATGTGTGTAGGAATATCGTGAAAGCGTTTGAAGTTTTGAGTAAATAGCCGTGCTAATTCTTTTGCTTTTATTTTGTATTGCTCGGAATCGCTCCAGGTTTGAATAGGATCGAGTAATTCAGACGGAACGTTTTTGATATATACAGGAACTGATGCCATATGGGCCGCCACTCCATCCCGTATTTATAAGGAAGATTTTGGAATTATATTCATTTAAGTATTTTTGAAAAAGTTGAGCATATCTAATCGGGACAAGTGGTATGAATGGTTCACCAAAAAGAGTTGAGAAGGTTGTCTGGGGTTCTGTGACGCCACGCTCAGTTCCGGCTAGCTTATACTAGTGTAAGCCAGACAAGAAATGATAAGCGGCGCTATTTTTGTTGAGTTTGGAAATTGGAGGAAGCACGCCAAAGGCATCTGCGGTCAAAAAAACTATGGTTTTAGGATGAGGTCCAGTACCTGATTTAACATGATTTGGTATATGATCCCTATAGGATATGAAACTCTGCTGTTTTCTACTAATGTGTCGTTATTAAAGTCATATTCAAGAGTTTTTGGGTCAAGTATTACGTTTTCACAAATAGCTCCGTGGCGAATTGCATTGTATATGTGGGGCTCGTTTTCTTTACTCAAATTAGGGTCTTGCCCAGTTAACCACTAATTAACAAACGAATTAGTAGGATATACTGGGAAGAAATGAAGTCTCGTTTGGTGACCGAAATTCATTTTGTTTTGGAGCAGAATATCTAGTGGATGTGGAGATTTGGGTGAGGAGGTTGATGGGAATTTGATTTTAGATCAAGAGGATTTGTACTAATCAGAAGGCTGAAATCCGCTAATTTGTGTAAATTGACGGAATTGATTCCGCTAATTTGCAAAAAACGCTAAAGAGTAGTAAAATATAATCATGATAAAAAGAATTGTAGATATCTCTAAGAATTTAAAAAAGGGGAAAGTTTTAATAGTGTATGGTCCAAGACAGGTTGGTAAAACTACTCTCATTCAAGAGTATTTATCAAAAACTTCTTTTAAATATAAATATTCCATAGGCGATGATTTGCAGTTAGCTCGTGACTTGTCTAAATGCACTATCACCTCCACTATAAATTACGTTGGAAATTATGATCTTTTGGTGATTGACGAGGCACAAAAGATTCCTAATATTGAGCTCGCTTTAAAGCTTATGGTTGACACATTCCCAGAAAAGTATTTTATAGCAACTGGCTCTTCGTCTTTTGATCTTGCCTCACAGACCGCAGAGTCTTTGACTGGTAGAAAGAATGTTATTGATCTTTATCCCATTTCACAATTTGAATTATCAAAAGACATTTCACGCGATGAGTTAATACATCAGATTGAATCATTTTTAATTTACGGTTCATATCCAGATGTTTTAAATCAAACTACCTATTTAGAAAAGGAAAAAGTAATAAAACAGCTTACAAATTCTTATCTATTAAAAGATATTTTAGAATATTGTGGAATAAAGAATTCAAACAAAATAGTCAGTATTTTAAAATTATTAGCTTTTCAAGTAGGTTCCGAGGTTTCTACTGTAGAAATTGCCAATAGTGTTGCTATTGATTCTAAAACAGTAGCTAATTATCTCGATTTATTTGAGAAATCATTTGTAATTTTTTCATTAGGAGGGTTTTCAAGAAACCTAAGAAAAGAAGTTACTAAAATGTCAAAATATTATTTTTATGATACAGGTATTAGAAATGCTTTGATTTCAAACTTTAATAAACTTGAAGATAGAAATGATATTGGACAACTTTGGGAAAATTTTCTCATGATAGAAAGACGTAAAATAAATAGTTATACAAATTTTAATACAAATTATTATTTTTGGAGGACTTATGATCAAAAAAAGGTCGATCTTATAGAAGAGAATAGTGGCAAGCTAAATGGGTTTGAATTTAAATGGCAAGAAAAACAATCAAAACCACCAAAATTATGGCTGGAAACTTACAACAATGCTTCTTTTAAAGAAATAAATAAGGAAAATTATTTAGATTTTATTACTTAAAGATTTATATCTCTTTCAACTTCATGTCCTATACAGTCTATTAGATTGGTGACCCTAATGCATTTTGTTTCGAACCAGAAATTAATTTAGATTTTTGGTTTTGGATTGCGAGGTTGATGGATGGATATTTGAATTCAAATTCTGAGAAGGAACGATTTTGTTAATTAAACTTTAAACTTATTTTCTATTATTTTGATACAATAAGGTCAATTATGAAAAACCAAACTTCAGATATCACAGAAACAGATATCCAAAAAGCAATCAAATACCTTGAAACAAACAAAGGTAAAGGAGAAGCAACTCGAGAGAACGCAATTAAGTTCTTGCAGGGAATGCAGATAACTGCTCATATGATTACGCATGATCAGGTTGATCAAGAACTTGTTAAAGAAGATAGTAGCTACAAAAGTTACCTCATGGGTGCAACTCAAATAACCGATGCAGAACTTATCGCTCTTGATATTTCAATCGAAAAAGTTGAGAGCTCTGAAAGTAGAAAGCTACTTGTTCCAGCAAGCTCGCTTGAAAGTTACAAGACAATCATTAGAGAAAAATTAGATAACGGATTCTGGAACGACATTGTGGGCGAAGATCATATTTACTTTATCTTCAAAATGACTGATGGGGAAATTAAAGAATATGAGTACAAGGAAGAAAACAGATTGGAAATCGCACAACTCTGTTCTCAACTCAATGGTGATCCACTTGAAAAAACAACTCAGTTGCTAGAATATCTGGCTGAAAATGCGTTTTATACAGATGTAGTGGTAAATTTTAAGAAAACACATTCACTATGAAAACAATTGGAATAATTGGTGGCTTAGGTCCTGAAACTACGGGGGAATTTTACTTAGGGTCTTGCCCAGTTAACCACTAATTAACAAACGAATTAGTAGGATATACTGGGAAGAAATGAGGATTCATAATCGTCGACGAATTTCTCGGCAAAAATACACCATTCTTTTTAGTAGTTTCGTGGCAGATATTAGTGCGCTGACCGCTTCCGAAATTGCTGGTGTTAATCGCAAAACAGCAGATAGATATTTCAATCTTTTCCGGCAAGCAATTTTCGAACAGGCTCTACAAGAGAGACGAAATTGTAATCTCAAGAATGGCCTTGAGCTTGATGAAAGTTATTTCGGTCCCAGAAGGGTTCGTGGAAAGCGTGGTAGGGGTGCAGGAAGAAAAATCATTGTATTCCCACTGTCCAGAGGAAAGCAGTGATGCCAATTATTCGCAGAGTAGTGGCTTCAGGTAGCGATATTTATTCAGATGGATGGAGAAGTTACGACGCTTTAGCTGTATACGGGTACAATCACAAAAAAGTTAAACATGATGAAAATGAGTTTGCCAGACCTGATGGTACACATATTAATGGAGTTGAGTCGTATTGGTCTTGGATGAAAAGGCGGCTAAACAAATTCAACGGCATCCCAAGAAGCCAGTTTGCAGCACATATGCTAGAATCAGAATGGAGATTCAATCACCGAGTTACACTCGCTGATGACTTGAAAAAGTTGCTCCGTTTACAAAGTCAACTGGGCAAGACCCGGACTTATTCGTTAAGTCCAAAAGATATCGTAGCTTTTGCAGTAGTTTAACCTTTCTTTTTGTCTAATTTATCTAATCCTAGAGCTTTAACTCCATAGTAAACTACCAATGCAATTACCAAAAAGTCGATTACAACTGAAATAAAACTACCAAGCATTATTTCAATTGAACCTGCTTTGATTGACATTGTAGCAAGTCCACCTGTTGATCCTAACACTATTCCCAGAATTGGATTAATAATATCTTTAACTAAAGAAGCCACAACTTTGGATACAGCTCCTCCAAGGATAAAACCAACAGCTAAGCCAACTACTCCTTGCTCGCGAATAAAATCAATAAATCCTTTCATACATATCACCTCCTATGTTAGGGGGAAAATTATACTATGAATTAAATTTTGGTTAATTACTTTTTTTCGAGATAATACATTTTGTAGCCACCGAATAATCGAAGAATATGTTTGTTATCAAATACTCTTAACGGGTAGGTGATTGTTCCAATTATCTTCCATTTTAATTTAGGTCTTTTCGGGACATATGCAGTGCTAGATCGAACTATCTTCCACCCAGCTCTGCTTATTAGTTTGTCCAAGCTACCTTCACCATAATGGTGTAGATGTCCAAATTTATTCTCGGTAAATTTCCAACCATCAAATATTTTAGCTTTCTTGAGAAATTTATAGAACAATGAGTCTTCGATAGGTGCTTTAACTACAACCCTATTTCCTAGATCTCCTAGTTTTTGTAAAAATTTGTAATCATTTTTAATATGTTCGACGATGTCTATACAGATAATAAGGTCAAATATACTTTTTGGTCTATAGCTGAAAATATCTGTGACCTTCCAGGTAACTTCATGTTTGGTGTCTAGCTCTCTAGCTTTTTCGATTATAGTTTTAGATATGTCTATTCCTACAATTTTTTCGATGGACAGTTTTGAGCCTAAGATTAAGGATATTTTTCCGGCGCCACAAGCAACGTCTAGTAATGAATTAACAGTAATATTGGAGGGAAGGATATGTAATATTTCAGCCGCTTTAAACTCTGAATCTTCTATATGAAGGCCAGGGTTTTTTCTTATATATTCTTTTGTATAGTCCATAAGCGTAGGTCGCTGTCGCTAAAGCTTTGGCGGTGTTTTTTGATTGATGTTCGAACTTTTTTTGACGAAAATCCTGAAAACTAATTTGGACTCGGCTTTCGTCCCGCCCGCAGGAGGGGTCTGGGGAGGAATGCGGGCGGGTTTTTGAACCTTTCCTTTTTCGCTTCCGAATTTCGTGCCAGTTGAAAACTGGCGCGCCACCTTTTATTTTCCGGCTTTTTTTGCCGCCTCTTCAATCCAATTTCCCATGTTTGTATATCCGTCATTATTTACCCAATCATATGTCGGATAAATACTTGAAAGCAATACCTTTTGCCCGTTCCTTGTTATCGACCAATCTTCAAATGGATTTTTTCCTTTGCTACTCGTAAGACCCTTGCTATTTTTTTGGTTGTGAACATAAATGCCCAAAAGACCATTTCCTTTTTTATGACTACTCGTTATTTCGTAGTTTATCCATTTTCTACCAGCAGTGGTTGACCCAATTAAAACAACTGTTACTGATGTTCCGTCTAACTGGTTATCAATCCATTTTTCTATTTCGAAATCTTGTTTTTTCTTTACTTCTTCCCACTAGACAGAATCAAAAAACCCAGCTGATTTTCTGTCTTGCGTAACCCAACTATTTCTTATTTGGGAAGCTCTCCAACAGTCGGGAGCATAATGAAAACTAAAAAATGTTTTTCTTGCCATAATTTTATTTTAACTGATATATGATAAAAAATGCTATGCCAACCAAAGGCAGATAGAAAACTAAAAGAGTTGTAGAAAACATCGCAAAGATAAGAGTATTATTCTTGAGTTTTTGATACTCACTTATATCCATAGAAAAATCAACCTCCTCCTCTTTTAGTTTTCTAACATGATTATACAAATCTCTGTATGAACGCTCTTGGGATAGAAAATATCCGTCTAAAATCCAAAAAATAAGGACGATAATAATCAAAAAATAGAAAACACAGTCAGGACTATTATTTTTTGAAAACAACGCAAGTAGCGCCCCAATCATGGTGATTGTCCAACCTTTTAGAAAAAATAAATTGCCAGCCATTCGACCGATAATTGTTTGTATAAATTCAAGATGTTTTCGTTTATTTTTCATAATTTTTTACTCTATCATTTGCTAAATTAACATATTTTTTCTCTTTTTCAATTCCAATCCAGTTCCTACCAAGCGCTTTTGCTACCACTGCTGTTGTTCCACTTCCTAGAAATGGATCAAGAATTAAATCACCTTTGTTGCTCGCTGTTAGCAAGATTTGCTGGATAAGTTTCAACGGTTTTTGTGTTGGATGTGCCTTTATACCATTTACATCTTTTAATCTTTCTTGCCTTCTGCACAGACCAAAAATCCAATCTGTATCCTTCATTTGTTTTCCACCATTCATTTTTTTCAAAAATTCATAATTAAAAGTATATCCTTTAGAATTTTTATCTTTGACAGACCAAATTATTGTTTCGTGATTATTTGTAAATCTTCGTCCGTTAAGGTTTGGCAGTGCGTCAGTTTTTACCCAAATAATATCATTTAAGAACCAAAAGCCAAGATCTTGCATAATTTTGCCAACTCGAAAAATATTATGGTACATACCAATAACCCAAAAAGTTCCAGTTGGCTTTAATATTCTTTGACATTCCTTAATCCAACTTTTGGTAAAATTATCATAATCTTCATAACTTTCAAATTGATCCCATTCATCATCAACGGGTATAATTTCTGAACCATCAGCCCTTTTTAGTCTTTTCCCTTTTGGTAACTGTAAATAATAGGGTGGGTCTGCAAAAATTAAATCAACAGAATTATCGGAGATTTTTTTCATTTCTTCGATACAATCGCCGTGTATAATTGTGTTGGTAAATTCTTGCATATTAAATCAGAAATTATAAACAACGAGATGTTCAACATCTCTGTCGTTTCTACCTTTAACATTATAAAGATAAGTTTTCTCAAACTTATCAATCTTTATCCCTTTTTTATTCTTATACAAGTCCAAAATAAAGGGGGTATTTTTAATTATAAGAATAAATTTAGCCTGCATGTCATAAAGGCACTTCGCTAATCTTTCTTGGTCTTTTTTATCAAAAGTTTTTTTTTCATAATCGCTGAAATCAGTATCATACGGCGGATCTAAGAAAATAAAATCATTTTTGTTCAAATCTTTTCGGGTTAGAATTTCTTCAAAATCAGTATTCAAAATTTCAGCATTTTCAAATACTTTTTCCACCTCATCACTAAATATGTAATCTACCTTGCTTCTAAGGTCTTTATTGTTGTATGCAATTCCTCCGTAAGGAATGTTAAAATCACCTTTAGCGTTAAATCTAAACATCGAAGCATAACAAAATTCTCTAATAAAATAGTAGTTAGAAATTTTTTTGGCTAAAGAAGTTTTATACTTCGAACCATTTTTATTCATCACATCTCGAAAGTGCATATAAAATCCACTTCTAAAAGCAGTTTCAATATTTTTATGCAAATCTCCGTCAGGTAATGTCCCTCGCTCTTTTTCAATCTTTTTTGTTCTGCTTATTTTAGAAATTAGATTCTTTATTATTTCTTGAAGTAGATTATTTGGATCAAGGGCAAATTTTTCTAAAAATAAACCGTTAAACTGATCTTCTTTGGATTTTAATTTTTCGGTTATAATTTCTTTTGCCTCTTTTTCGGTTTTTTTATCGTTCTTATAATCATCATAAAGTTTAACGATCTCATTTTCGAATATATTTATGTACTTTGGAATTTTTTCCCAGTTATCAACATAATCGTACAAACAACTCTTAAACTCAGCCTTGTTTTTTTCGCCTTTAATAAAACGGTAAAATTTAATTAACTCTTCACAGATGTCATTTATTATTGCTTTTTGAGGTTGAAGTTTAAAAAATATTGCGCCACCACCAAAAAATGGCTCGATATAACGCGTGTGTTTAGGTATGAGATTTTTTATTTGCTCATACTCTTTAGATTTTCCGCCTGGCCATTTAATAAGTGGTTGCATAATTATCCTAAATAAGTTTTTTTAATCGAATCCAGTGAACTTTTAATAAGTCCCGCTTTTTCTTTATAAGCTTCAAGAACAATATTGTATCCATCATCTGACTTACAGACAAAATCCCAAAAATCTTTCCCAATTAAAAGCTCATCATCAGAAAAATATTGCCGAACCCTTTCTTGTTTCCATGGTTTGCCTTCACCAAATCGATTATATGCTGTTGCAAAAAATACCTTGATATTCGTTTCTTTCGGTAAAGTGTTTGATAAAATTGCAAATTGCTCTAACAACGCCTCTTTTTCTGATCGAGCTTTTTTATTATCCAAATCGCCACCAATCTTCAATTCAATTAAATAATTATCACTTGTATCTTTATCAATTAAGTAATAATCACTATCATGTCTTTTTGTAACAAGTGATTG
Above is a window of Candidatus Roizmanbacteria bacterium CG_4_9_14_0_2_um_filter_38_17 DNA encoding:
- a CDS encoding large conductance mechanosensitive channel protein MscL, whose product is MKGFIDFIREQGVVGLAVGFILGGAVSKVVASLVKDIINPILGIVLGSTGGLATMSIKAGSIEIMLGSFISVVIDFLVIALVVYYGVKALGLDKLDKKKG
- a CDS encoding DNA adenine methylase, translated to MQPLIKWPGGKSKEYEQIKNLIPKHTRYIEPFFGGGAIFFKLQPQKAIINDICEELIKFYRFIKGEKNKAEFKSCLYDYVDNWEKIPKYINIFENEIVKLYDDYKNDKKTEKEAKEIITEKLKSKEDQFNGLFLEKFALDPNNLLQEIIKNLISKISRTKKIEKERGTLPDGDLHKNIETAFRSGFYMHFRDVMNKNGSKYKTSLAKKISNYYFIREFCYASMFRFNAKGDFNIPYGGIAYNNKDLRSKVDYIFSDEVEKVFENAEILNTDFEEILTRKDLNKNDFIFLDPPYDTDFSDYEKKTFDKKDQERLAKCLYDMQAKFILIIKNTPFILDLYKNKKGIKIDKFEKTYLYNVKGRNDRDVEHLVVYNF
- a CDS encoding TdeIII family type II restriction endonuclease, with translation MTQNTLDKNEAIRSIVHASVESFAVGFQGRHEGELEDPEGTLNMKIHNVFIAVLGPEIQYYTALVRSLDSSLGNMLEKMAINIAKLSYGVRQNVEGPLSLKQTQDMAELLEKYKRREITPPSAEDYQFLRVKPAEQSLVTKRHDSDYYLIDKDTSDNYLIELKIGGDLDNKKARSEKEALLEQFAILSNTLPKETNIKVFFATAYNRFGEGKPWKQERVRQYFSDDELLIGKDFWDFVCKSDDGYNIVLEAYKEKAGLIKSSLDSIKKTYLG